Proteins encoded together in one Rhizobium sp. 11515TR window:
- a CDS encoding NCS2 family permease, with protein sequence MGERKTNTKTEIIAGMTSFLAAAYLLVVIPSLLSAGGIDRAAATTATILVIIGATLFMALYANMPFVVGPGIGGSVLVGPTMAAVEHIPWQTGLAISFWSSVIFVLLTVLGVRQVIARMVPAQIKLGLGAAIGLFIALLGFKNAGLVDVNAKSHALMLGSFHSGQAIIAVFGIFLAVFLRGRKVPGPILWAILGSTLLGIPLGVTKVPAAFFGAPHGISEIGLQLDFLGALRIDYFPYLFAFFASEFFSTLGTTLAVGAKAGLVDEEGNMADLGKPFLVDSIAATISPLLGIPSATALVESATGAEAGGRTGFASLATAALFALTLLFTPIALMIPAAATAPALILVGMSMFSALKRVDLENFSGGLSALMMVLLTLVSNSFGTGIAGGLLFYVIVKVLSGEARQVSIGMYLLAIPLAYYFWTVAAH encoded by the coding sequence ATGGGCGAGCGTAAGACCAATACGAAGACGGAAATCATTGCCGGGATGACGTCCTTCCTGGCGGCGGCCTATCTTCTTGTCGTGATCCCTTCCCTGCTTTCCGCCGGTGGCATCGACCGCGCCGCCGCAACGACGGCAACCATTCTCGTCATCATCGGTGCGACCCTGTTCATGGCGCTCTATGCCAATATGCCCTTCGTGGTGGGGCCGGGCATCGGCGGCTCGGTTCTGGTGGGGCCGACGATGGCCGCCGTGGAGCATATTCCCTGGCAGACGGGCCTTGCGATTTCCTTCTGGTCGAGCGTCATCTTCGTTCTGCTGACCGTCCTCGGTGTACGCCAGGTCATTGCCCGCATGGTTCCAGCTCAGATCAAGCTCGGCTTAGGTGCGGCGATCGGATTGTTCATCGCGCTTCTCGGCTTCAAGAATGCTGGTCTCGTCGACGTCAACGCCAAGAGCCACGCGCTCATGCTCGGCTCGTTCCACTCGGGACAGGCCATCATTGCCGTCTTCGGCATCTTCCTCGCCGTCTTTCTGCGCGGGCGAAAAGTGCCGGGACCGATCCTCTGGGCCATCCTGGGCAGCACGCTGCTCGGCATTCCGCTCGGTGTCACCAAAGTGCCCGCCGCATTCTTCGGAGCGCCGCACGGCATCTCCGAGATCGGCCTTCAACTCGATTTCCTTGGTGCGCTGAGGATAGACTATTTCCCCTATCTCTTTGCCTTCTTCGCATCCGAGTTCTTCTCGACCCTGGGCACGACGCTCGCTGTCGGCGCAAAGGCCGGCCTGGTCGACGAGGAAGGCAACATGGCGGATCTGGGCAAGCCGTTCCTCGTCGATTCAATTGCCGCCACAATCAGTCCGCTGCTCGGCATTCCCTCCGCCACGGCGCTGGTCGAGAGCGCCACCGGCGCGGAAGCCGGCGGACGCACCGGCTTTGCTTCGCTGGCAACGGCAGCCCTTTTCGCGCTCACTTTGCTTTTTACCCCGATCGCGCTGATGATCCCGGCCGCGGCCACCGCACCCGCCCTGATCCTCGTCGGAATGTCGATGTTCAGCGCGCTGAAGCGTGTCGACCTGGAGAATTTCTCCGGCGGTCTTTCCGCTCTGATGATGGTCCTTCTGACCCTGGTCTCCAACAGCTTCGGCACCGGTATTGCCGGAGGACTGCTATTCTACGTCATCGTCAAGGTCTTGTCGGGAGAGGCGAGGCAGGTGTCCATTGGCATGTACCTTCTCGCCATCCCGCTTGCCTATTATTTCTGGACCGTGGCTGCTCACTGA
- a CDS encoding LysR family transcriptional regulator: MTRRLPSLNALRAFEAAGRLGRMTLAADELNVTHSAVSRQIQHLEELLGVPLFEGPKNRLRLTEGGMTLLTGLTGAFDQMDLSVRTVADTEDGQLDVSCPGTFTMRWLIPRLYRFQAKYPNIEVRLSASSKPVDFSRDGFDVAIRVGIAPWPSGADVIFLFPEQTGAVLAPSLFAASTPEFDGLPQLHTRTRLRAWGDWLARSERSVAAGPRVEYEHFYFMLEAASAGLGVCVAPWPYVSDDIRFGRLMAPYGFLESGHEYVALRRARRNRKSVLFCEWLQSEAEAYGRSSKPPTG, encoded by the coding sequence ATGACCAGACGGTTACCCTCCCTGAACGCATTGCGTGCCTTCGAAGCGGCCGGCCGGCTCGGCCGCATGACGCTTGCCGCAGACGAGCTCAATGTGACGCATAGCGCCGTCAGCCGGCAGATCCAGCATCTGGAGGAGTTACTTGGCGTTCCCTTGTTCGAAGGGCCGAAAAACCGGCTGAGATTGACCGAAGGCGGAATGACCCTGCTGACCGGGCTGACGGGCGCATTCGACCAGATGGATCTGTCGGTGCGAACCGTAGCCGACACCGAAGACGGTCAGCTCGACGTCTCCTGCCCCGGCACCTTTACAATGCGCTGGCTCATTCCTCGTCTCTATCGGTTTCAGGCGAAATACCCCAACATAGAAGTGCGCCTGTCGGCCTCGTCGAAACCCGTCGATTTCAGCCGCGACGGCTTCGATGTGGCGATCCGCGTCGGAATCGCGCCATGGCCTTCCGGCGCCGATGTGATTTTCCTGTTTCCGGAGCAAACTGGCGCGGTGCTGGCGCCGTCGCTCTTTGCCGCGTCGACGCCCGAGTTCGACGGCCTGCCCCAGCTTCATACGCGCACAAGGCTGCGCGCATGGGGCGACTGGCTTGCCCGTTCGGAAAGATCGGTCGCCGCCGGACCACGCGTCGAATACGAGCATTTTTACTTCATGCTGGAGGCTGCCAGTGCTGGCCTTGGCGTCTGCGTCGCCCCGTGGCCCTATGTCAGCGACGACATTCGTTTCGGCCGGCTGATGGCGCCATATGGCTTTCTGGAAAGTGGCCACGAATATGTGGCGCTGCGCCGAGCCCGCCGGAACCGAAAATCCGTTCTTTTCTGCGAATGGTTGCAGAGCGAAGCAGAGGCCTACGGGCGCTCCAGCAAGCCTCCCACTGGCTGA
- a CDS encoding Orn/Lys/Arg family decarboxylase, protein MDYFRRFNFLFATPTFDNEDLEGARYNQIVEEIERSGFEVVRARNLEDAEIAVQTDAAIGCMLVDWGKKGLEGKTASLINLMRRRGLEFPIILLIRRKRFEDVPVEVLDFIDGCVFLSEETPAFIAKSLISRLKQYAETLKTPFFGALVDYAEEGNHLWTCPGHNGGIFYSRSPIGRVFMEHLGEAVFRDDLDNSVLDLGDLLTHEGPALAAQKEAAKIFGAEKTYFVLNGTSTSNKVALSALVTDGDLVLFDRNNHKAAHHGALMISGGIPIYLPTRRNLYGLIGPMDFATMDEDALRERIRTHPLVKDPEAYKRPRPFRVAVVEQCTYDGTIHNAEMILKRIGHLCDYILFDEAWAGFMKFHPLYAGRFAMGLSDLGPEAPGIIATQSTHKQLASFSQASQIHMKDRHITGQKRRVEHRRFNESFMQHASTSPFYPLFASLDVGAQMMKGRSGEVLWDDTIRLGIELRKKIRAVRREFEEKEHRPERRWFFEPFVPDRVAIPDVSSPGAVHDVPWESVATDQLATNPAFWHLTPNAAWHGFSDMEPGFAMTDPNKLTLLTPGFDRATGKYTEHGIPAPVVAQYLRENRIVAEKNDLNSLLFLLTPGVEASKAGTLISGLVAFKKLHDDNALLEEAIPEFYRRRPGRYAGVRLRDLCAEMHNFFRQADVSALQTKQFSAEHLPPIAMSPHDAARCLVRNDVDYLPIDAIAGRIATTPFVVYPPGIATIVPGERLTEQAKPMIDYLKMFETCFNTFPGFEVEIQGLYREIDASGKIRLYTYVVAE, encoded by the coding sequence ATGGATTATTTCAGACGTTTCAACTTTCTGTTCGCAACGCCAACCTTCGACAATGAGGACCTGGAAGGTGCCCGCTACAATCAGATCGTCGAGGAGATCGAACGCTCCGGTTTCGAGGTGGTGCGCGCGCGCAATCTCGAAGATGCCGAGATCGCCGTGCAGACGGACGCGGCCATCGGCTGCATGCTGGTCGACTGGGGCAAGAAGGGCCTGGAAGGCAAGACGGCCTCCCTCATCAACCTCATGCGCCGGCGCGGCCTCGAATTCCCGATCATCCTGCTGATCCGGCGCAAGCGCTTCGAGGATGTGCCGGTGGAAGTCCTCGATTTCATCGACGGCTGCGTCTTCCTGTCGGAAGAAACGCCGGCCTTCATCGCAAAAAGCCTCATCAGCCGGCTCAAGCAATATGCGGAGACGCTGAAGACGCCTTTCTTCGGCGCGCTGGTCGATTACGCCGAAGAGGGCAATCACCTCTGGACCTGCCCCGGGCACAATGGCGGCATCTTCTATAGCCGCAGCCCCATCGGCCGTGTCTTCATGGAACATCTGGGCGAAGCGGTTTTCCGCGACGACCTTGACAATTCCGTGCTCGATCTCGGCGACCTCCTGACCCATGAGGGGCCTGCGCTTGCCGCGCAAAAGGAAGCGGCCAAGATTTTCGGCGCCGAGAAGACCTATTTCGTGCTGAACGGCACCTCCACATCAAACAAGGTCGCACTCTCAGCGCTCGTCACCGACGGCGATCTCGTGCTGTTCGACCGCAACAACCACAAGGCCGCCCATCACGGCGCCCTGATGATCTCGGGCGGCATTCCGATCTATCTGCCGACCAGACGCAATCTCTATGGCCTGATCGGTCCGATGGATTTCGCCACCATGGACGAGGACGCGCTGCGCGAGCGCATCCGCACCCATCCGCTGGTGAAGGATCCGGAGGCCTACAAGAGGCCGCGTCCGTTCCGCGTCGCTGTCGTGGAGCAATGCACCTATGACGGCACCATCCACAATGCCGAGATGATCCTCAAGCGTATCGGCCATCTCTGCGACTACATCCTCTTCGACGAGGCCTGGGCGGGCTTCATGAAGTTTCATCCGCTTTATGCCGGGCGCTTCGCCATGGGTCTTTCCGACCTCGGCCCGGAGGCGCCTGGCATCATCGCCACCCAATCCACCCATAAGCAGCTGGCGAGCTTCTCGCAGGCCTCGCAGATCCACATGAAGGATAGGCACATTACCGGCCAGAAGCGCCGCGTAGAGCACCGGCGCTTCAACGAAAGCTTTATGCAGCACGCGTCGACCTCGCCCTTCTATCCGCTCTTCGCCTCGCTCGATGTCGGCGCGCAGATGATGAAGGGCCGCTCGGGCGAAGTGCTCTGGGACGACACGATCCGTCTCGGTATCGAACTGCGCAAGAAGATCCGCGCCGTACGCCGCGAATTCGAGGAGAAGGAGCATCGCCCAGAACGCCGCTGGTTCTTCGAGCCCTTCGTGCCGGATCGGGTCGCGATTCCGGATGTGTCGAGCCCCGGCGCCGTGCACGACGTGCCGTGGGAAAGCGTCGCGACCGACCAGCTCGCCACCAATCCCGCCTTCTGGCACCTGACGCCCAATGCGGCGTGGCACGGCTTTTCCGACATGGAGCCGGGTTTCGCCATGACGGATCCCAACAAGCTCACCCTGCTTACCCCCGGTTTCGACCGAGCCACGGGTAAATACACTGAGCATGGGATTCCGGCGCCGGTGGTCGCGCAATATCTGCGCGAAAACCGTATCGTCGCGGAAAAGAACGACCTCAATTCGCTGCTGTTCCTCCTCACGCCCGGTGTCGAGGCCAGCAAGGCCGGCACGCTGATCAGCGGCCTTGTCGCGTTCAAAAAGCTTCATGACGACAATGCGCTGCTGGAAGAGGCAATTCCGGAATTCTACCGCCGCCGTCCCGGCCGCTATGCGGGCGTGCGCCTGCGCGATCTCTGCGCTGAAATGCACAATTTCTTCCGCCAGGCCGATGTCAGCGCGCTGCAGACGAAGCAGTTTTCCGCTGAACACCTGCCGCCGATCGCCATGTCGCCGCATGATGCCGCACGTTGCCTTGTTCGCAACGATGTCGACTATCTGCCGATCGACGCCATTGCCGGCCGCATCGCAACGACGCCCTTCGTCGTCTATCCTCCGGGTATCGCGACGATCGTGCCCGGCGAGCGCCTGACGGAACAGGCAAAGCCCATGATCGACTATCTCAAAATGTTCGAAACCTGCTTCAACACCTTCCCCGGCTTCGAGGTGGAGATTCAAGGCCTCTATCGCGAGATCGATGCATCCGGCAAAATCCGGCTCTATACCTACGTCGTCGCGGAATAG
- a CDS encoding class I SAM-dependent methyltransferase yields the protein MQGRYRDGSAGDANYGVIGSGYTNYRQPDPHIAEFIRAALGDAKTVLNVGAGAGSYEPVDRQVTAVEPSASMRAQRPAHLPVAIDGTAEHLPFADRIFDAAMATFTVHQWSDLDRGLAEMRRVTRGPVLVLSCDPHLLERSWLHTYAPEMIAVEARRYPEMDRIATALGGNVEIKAVPIPLNCLDGFGEAYYGRPERMLDPGARLANSAWSFVDASIGERFVAELGRDLTDGSWDRHYGALRTQPFFEGSLRLIIARP from the coding sequence GTGCAAGGCAGATATCGGGACGGCAGTGCAGGCGATGCGAATTACGGCGTGATCGGATCGGGCTATACCAATTATCGCCAGCCGGACCCCCATATAGCCGAATTCATCCGTGCCGCTCTCGGCGATGCGAAAACTGTGTTGAATGTTGGTGCTGGTGCTGGTTCCTATGAGCCCGTCGACCGGCAGGTGACGGCCGTCGAGCCGTCTGCATCCATGCGCGCCCAACGGCCGGCGCATCTCCCGGTCGCGATTGACGGAACGGCGGAACATCTCCCTTTTGCCGATCGGATTTTCGACGCGGCAATGGCGACCTTCACGGTGCATCAATGGTCTGATCTCGACCGAGGGCTTGCCGAGATGCGGCGCGTCACCCGCGGACCCGTCCTGGTGTTGAGCTGTGATCCGCATCTGCTGGAACGGTCGTGGCTACACACCTATGCACCTGAAATGATTGCGGTCGAGGCACGACGTTATCCGGAGATGGACAGGATCGCGACCGCACTCGGCGGCAATGTAGAGATCAAGGCGGTGCCGATCCCGCTGAATTGCCTCGATGGTTTCGGTGAGGCCTATTATGGCAGGCCGGAACGAATGCTTGATCCCGGCGCGCGGCTTGCCAATTCGGCATGGAGCTTTGTCGATGCCTCCATTGGCGAGCGTTTTGTCGCCGAGCTCGGTCGCGATCTCACCGACGGATCCTGGGATCGCCATTATGGTGCCCTCCGCACGCAGCCATTCTTCGAAGGCTCGCTGCGGCTTATCATCGCCAGACCATGA
- a CDS encoding GNAT family N-acetyltransferase, producing the protein MKQDKTIIVRPSRESDVDAMLAIYRRHIHRGVEAGVDDSDTPQPDDLRERRKNLKDKRFPHVVAIEGEKVVGYAYVVLFRKRPAYRYTVKHSIYVHHDHVGQGVGSLLMRGLIDACAAAGFRQMIGYIDADNAASLALHERFGFVRVGLLPAVAYRYGRWADTVMVQRSLGPGSTTQPPPPPLSTR; encoded by the coding sequence ATGAAGCAGGATAAAACAATCATCGTTCGCCCCTCCCGGGAGAGCGATGTCGATGCCATGCTGGCTATCTATCGCCGCCATATTCACCGCGGCGTCGAGGCCGGAGTTGATGATAGCGACACACCGCAGCCGGACGATCTGCGCGAGCGGCGTAAAAATTTGAAGGACAAACGCTTCCCGCATGTCGTTGCGATCGAGGGTGAGAAGGTTGTCGGCTATGCCTATGTGGTGTTGTTTCGTAAGCGCCCGGCCTATCGCTACACCGTCAAGCATTCGATCTATGTGCATCACGACCATGTCGGTCAAGGTGTTGGGAGCCTGCTGATGCGCGGGCTGATCGACGCCTGTGCTGCGGCCGGTTTCCGGCAGATGATCGGCTATATCGACGCCGACAATGCGGCCTCTCTCGCCTTGCACGAACGCTTCGGCTTCGTTCGCGTCGGCCTGCTGCCGGCGGTTGCCTATCGTTACGGCCGCTGGGCTGACACGGTGATGGTCCAGCGCTCGCTCGGTCCCGGCTCCACCACGCAGCCACCTCCGCCGCCGCTCTCCACCCGCTGA
- the dinB gene encoding DNA polymerase IV, whose product MNDANAKPVRKIIHVDMDAFYASVEQRDNPELRGKPLAVGGSAARGVVAAASYEARAFGVHSAMPSVTAKRKCPDLIFVPPRFDVYRAVSQQIREIFAEYTSMIEPLSLDEAYLDVTQNHKGMKIATEIALEIRAKIKQVTGLNASAGISYNKFLAKMASDLNKPNGQAVITPKNGPAFVETLPVKKFHGVGPATAERMHKYGIETGLDLKSKSLAFLQEHFGKAGPYFYGIARGIDERQVKPDRIRKSIGAEDTFAEDIDDLELATAELRPLAQKVWRYCETGGFSAKTVTVKIKYADFTQATRSRTSSLPVADAGAVLETASALLASVHPFTRPIRLLGITLSSLTNEEAGDGSLQPQLDLGI is encoded by the coding sequence ATGAACGACGCCAACGCAAAGCCTGTCCGGAAGATCATCCATGTGGATATGGATGCATTCTATGCATCCGTCGAGCAGCGAGACAATCCGGAGCTGCGTGGCAAGCCGCTTGCGGTCGGAGGGTCGGCGGCACGCGGCGTCGTGGCGGCCGCAAGCTATGAAGCCCGCGCCTTTGGCGTTCACTCGGCGATGCCTTCGGTCACCGCAAAACGCAAATGTCCGGACCTGATTTTCGTGCCGCCGCGCTTCGACGTCTACAGGGCGGTGTCGCAGCAGATCCGCGAGATCTTTGCCGAATATACGTCGATGATCGAGCCGCTGTCGCTTGACGAAGCCTATCTCGATGTTACCCAGAACCACAAGGGAATGAAAATCGCCACCGAGATCGCGCTGGAGATCCGGGCCAAGATCAAGCAGGTCACCGGCCTCAACGCCTCGGCCGGTATTTCCTACAACAAGTTCCTCGCCAAAATGGCAAGCGACCTCAACAAGCCCAACGGCCAGGCCGTCATTACGCCGAAGAACGGACCCGCCTTCGTCGAAACGCTTCCTGTCAAGAAGTTCCACGGCGTCGGGCCGGCGACCGCCGAGCGCATGCATAAATACGGGATCGAAACAGGGCTAGACCTGAAATCGAAATCCCTCGCCTTCCTGCAGGAGCATTTTGGAAAGGCGGGGCCTTATTTCTACGGTATTGCCCGCGGCATCGACGAGCGCCAGGTAAAGCCCGACCGTATCCGCAAATCCATAGGCGCAGAGGACACGTTCGCCGAGGATATCGACGATCTCGAGCTGGCGACGGCGGAGCTGCGGCCGCTTGCGCAGAAGGTCTGGCGCTACTGCGAAACAGGCGGTTTCAGCGCCAAGACGGTGACCGTGAAGATCAAATATGCAGACTTCACCCAGGCGACACGCAGTCGGACAAGCTCGCTGCCGGTCGCAGACGCTGGCGCTGTCCTCGAGACAGCGTCGGCGCTTCTGGCAAGCGTCCACCCGTTTACGCGGCCGATCCGGCTGCTCGGCATCACGCTTTCGTCTTTGACGAACGAAGAGGCCGGCGACGGGAGCTTACAGCCCCAGCTCGATCTCGGCATCTGA
- a CDS encoding molybdate ABC transporter substrate-binding protein gives MSNAVQVLSAGSLRHAFPAIIGAFGREFGIGISLTLGPAGLLRETIEAGISFDLFASANMAHPRRLVSMGLAEDAVCFARNRLCVLSRAELGLTTENFLAVLADPAVRIGTSTPGDDPGGDYAFEVFDKIEARYPGKGAAIRSRSQQLVGGRHSLPTPAGKGGGYLITDGVVDLMMSYSSNARLLAGDAAFSVIDIPDEFQPLIEYGMAIRKGADDETRCLRDFLLSETGQEILSKAGFSPVGSS, from the coding sequence GTGAGCAATGCAGTTCAAGTCTTGTCGGCCGGCAGCCTGCGTCATGCTTTTCCGGCGATCATTGGCGCCTTTGGACGAGAATTCGGCATTGGCATCTCGCTGACGCTCGGACCCGCGGGGCTGCTGCGGGAAACGATCGAGGCAGGCATTAGTTTCGATCTTTTTGCCTCCGCCAATATGGCGCATCCGCGGCGGCTTGTTTCTATGGGTCTTGCAGAAGATGCGGTCTGCTTTGCCCGCAATCGGCTCTGTGTGCTCTCGCGTGCCGAGCTTGGCCTGACGACGGAGAATTTTCTCGCGGTGCTGGCCGATCCCGCCGTGAGGATTGGCACCTCCACGCCAGGCGACGATCCGGGCGGCGATTATGCTTTCGAGGTCTTCGACAAGATCGAAGCACGGTATCCGGGCAAGGGTGCGGCGATCAGGTCGCGGTCGCAGCAGTTGGTAGGTGGCCGCCATTCGTTGCCGACGCCAGCGGGCAAGGGCGGCGGCTATCTGATTACCGACGGCGTCGTCGATCTGATGATGAGCTATTCTTCGAACGCGCGTCTTCTGGCAGGAGATGCGGCTTTCAGCGTCATCGACATACCCGACGAATTTCAGCCGCTTATCGAATACGGCATGGCAATTCGTAAGGGCGCTGATGATGAAACCAGGTGTCTGCGGGACTTCCTGTTATCGGAGACCGGGCAGGAGATCCTCAGCAAAGCTGGGTTTTCTCCGGTCGGTTCGTCTTGA
- a CDS encoding pyridoxine/pyridoxamine 5'-phosphate oxidase yields the protein MRDELRILKSLAGPFPSFEADLTPDNPRNLFSDWLRDAIEADIREPHAMVLSTIDEDGAPDARVLILKNLDQRGWHFATTGSGPKGRQIAANPSVSLTFYWPQLGRQVRLRGMAFQAEAHERYADFRARAPGAKAIALTERQSEVLGSLQELDDALALQHRRLRDEPNLVAANWAVFIVMPHEVEFWQGDAERRHHRLRYRREKAGWLKERLWP from the coding sequence GTGAGAGACGAATTGCGCATACTCAAGTCCCTGGCCGGGCCGTTTCCCTCGTTCGAGGCGGATCTGACACCCGACAATCCGCGAAATCTGTTTTCCGACTGGCTGCGGGATGCCATCGAGGCTGATATCAGGGAGCCACATGCCATGGTGCTTTCCACGATCGACGAGGATGGCGCACCGGATGCTCGTGTTCTCATTCTGAAGAACCTTGACCAGCGTGGCTGGCACTTCGCAACAACAGGCAGCGGGCCGAAAGGCCGGCAGATCGCCGCCAATCCCTCTGTGTCACTCACCTTCTACTGGCCGCAGCTCGGGCGGCAGGTGCGGCTGCGCGGCATGGCGTTTCAGGCCGAGGCGCATGAGCGCTATGCCGATTTCCGTGCACGCGCGCCGGGCGCCAAGGCCATTGCCCTGACCGAGCGACAGAGCGAGGTTCTGGGGTCGTTGCAGGAGCTTGATGACGCATTGGCACTGCAGCATCGGCGGTTGCGGGACGAGCCCAATCTTGTCGCTGCAAATTGGGCGGTTTTCATCGTTATGCCGCATGAGGTTGAATTCTGGCAGGGTGACGCCGAGCGCCGTCACCATCGCTTGCGATACCGGCGTGAAAAGGCAGGCTGGCTGAAGGAGCGGCTCTGGCCGTGA